From the genome of Niabella agricola, one region includes:
- a CDS encoding tetratricopeptide repeat-containing sensor histidine kinase: MKTVRSYGLLLIAELLFALVPVLAQRAVVTGREARELLWAPDSRAKVDSIIAFAAKHRKNDSVDTLFKIGFNLVNRLAYKDAEARLLDAYGVYNRDFSRYALALANHKDSRELARKTGDIQTEIHATNNIGVVYRRLDENGKALTYHMEALRLAEKVGDDYSASVALNSIGNIHIVLGNYYDAITYFRKSLPIAQKANNMLGMAMNYNNIGEAYEYMGKLDSADSYYKQSLFYNKQINNHKGLAICYNSIGNVLKKQNRVQEAIALFEKAKHITDTLGDGLYSANNYNNLGNAYLLLHQYIQARNMFFDALAISSRIGTMTETKSAYEGLMKLNEMTAHLDSALFYSKLFKKYSDSIVTESNNRHVRQMEAIYDTEKEQARIVFLETNRKNDRIFLFGALVLFLLILTSGILYYLRYRLLERNKRLSQELEIRSQIASDLHDDMGSTLSSIHIFSELLRTSGTNKEELLTKIEANAKDTLDALDDIIWLVKPSNDKFSNLCQHIREYAVPMFQSKGIHFQIDFPESISEIPLPMDTRRNIFLIVKESVNNLVKYSKCTEASIIARNEETMIFFAIKDNGIGFDPEKLTDRNGVKNMYARARKMQAGIRIATGCGNGTLVEFWVTKEKAAEA; this comes from the coding sequence ATGAAAACGGTTCGTTCCTATGGTTTGCTGTTAATAGCAGAGCTTCTGTTTGCGTTGGTGCCTGTGCTGGCACAACGTGCGGTTGTGACCGGGCGGGAAGCCCGTGAATTGCTGTGGGCGCCGGATAGCAGGGCAAAGGTAGATTCCATCATCGCGTTTGCTGCGAAGCACCGAAAGAACGATTCGGTAGATACGCTGTTTAAAATCGGCTTTAATCTTGTAAACCGGCTTGCTTATAAAGATGCTGAAGCCCGGCTCCTGGATGCTTACGGTGTTTACAACCGTGACTTTTCCAGGTATGCGCTCGCATTGGCCAATCATAAAGACAGCCGGGAGCTGGCCCGGAAAACGGGAGACATCCAAACGGAAATTCATGCTACCAATAATATCGGGGTGGTTTACCGGCGCCTGGATGAAAACGGAAAGGCGCTTACCTACCATATGGAAGCGTTGCGCCTTGCGGAGAAAGTAGGGGATGATTACAGCGCCAGCGTGGCATTAAACAGCATTGGAAATATTCATATTGTGCTCGGAAATTACTACGATGCGATTACGTATTTCCGGAAGAGTTTGCCCATTGCACAGAAGGCCAATAATATGCTGGGCATGGCCATGAACTATAATAACATTGGTGAAGCGTATGAATATATGGGCAAGCTGGATTCTGCCGACAGCTATTATAAACAATCGCTGTTTTATAATAAGCAGATCAATAATCATAAGGGACTTGCCATCTGTTATAATTCCATTGGTAATGTTTTAAAAAAACAAAACCGCGTTCAGGAAGCGATCGCCCTGTTTGAAAAGGCGAAACACATCACCGATACCCTGGGCGATGGCCTTTACAGCGCTAACAATTATAATAACCTGGGAAACGCCTACCTCTTGCTGCACCAGTACATCCAGGCAAGAAACATGTTCTTTGATGCCCTTGCTATTTCCAGCCGTATTGGCACGATGACGGAGACAAAAAGTGCGTATGAGGGATTGATGAAACTGAACGAGATGACGGCACACCTGGATTCTGCATTGTTTTATAGCAAACTGTTTAAAAAGTACAGCGACAGTATTGTAACAGAAAGCAACAACCGGCATGTGCGGCAGATGGAGGCTATTTACGATACGGAGAAGGAGCAGGCCCGGATTGTTTTCCTTGAAACCAACCGGAAGAACGACCGGATCTTTCTTTTCGGGGCACTGGTGTTGTTCCTGCTGATCCTAACCTCCGGCATCCTATACTACCTGCGCTACCGGTTGCTGGAGCGTAACAAACGATTGAGCCAGGAGCTGGAGATCCGTTCTCAGATTGCCTCCGATCTTCATGATGATATGGGATCTACCTTAAGTAGTATTCATATCTTTAGTGAGCTGCTCCGTACCTCGGGCACCAATAAGGAAGAGCTGCTGACCAAGATTGAAGCCAACGCAAAAGACACGCTGGACGCGCTGGATGATATCATCTGGCTGGTTAAACCGTCCAATGACAAGTTTAGTAACCTTTGCCAGCATATCCGGGAATATGCTGTGCCCATGTTTCAGTCGAAAGGAATTCATTTTCAAATTGACTTTCCTGAATCCATCTCAGAGATCCCGCTGCCGATGGATACCCGGAGAAATATCTTTCTGATTGTAAAAGAATCTGTGAATAACCTCGTCAAATACTCAAAATGTACCGAGGCTTCGATAATTGCCCGGAACGAAGAGACGATGATCTTTTTTGCCATAAAGGATAATGGAATCGGTTTTGATCCTGAAAAACTTACGGACCGCAACGGCGTAAAGAATATGTACGCCAGGGCCCGGAAGATGCAGGCAGGGATCAGGATTGCTACCGGATGTGGGAATGGTACATTGGTGGAATTTTGGGTGACAAAAGAGAAAGCCGCGGAGGCCTGA
- a CDS encoding prolyl oligopeptidase family serine peptidase: MKKLFYFPFVLLTMKTMAQLQYPVTRQEAVTEDYFGTNVTDPYRWLEDDNSAATKAWVQAQNKVTDAYLSRIPYRNQIKRRLESLWNYPKFGAPFKKGNYYYFYKNDGLQNQAVLYRTKDLNGAAEVFIDPNTLSSEGIAALGGLSFTKDGKLCAYSVSKAGSDWSEIFVMNTETKALLPDKINWTKFGGAAWKGNEGFYYSAYDEPDEKSKLSKKNEFQKVFYHRLGTPQKEDVIVYQDQAHPLRYFGVGLTEDQRFLILNVTEGTSGSELWYRDLNDPAQQEFALLVKGFDTESSVIENKGDLLLVNTNYRAPNYRVVVIDPRQPARENWKTLIPEQQEALQGVGTAGGHLFASYLKDAASRVVQYDFDGNKIRDIALPGIGSACGFGADQEDKTFYYTYSSFATPAAIYQYDINSGRSALYKKAALHLNTEDLVTEQVFFTSKDGTRVPMFLTYKKGLKKDGNNPVLLYGYGGFNIPMTPGFSVSNAFFVEQGGIYAVVNLRGGSEYGEAWHKAGMLLNKQNVFDDFIAAAEYLIAEKYTNKNKTAIRGGSNGGLLVGAVMTQRPDLFKVAIPQVGVLDMLRFQKFTVGWGWTVEYGSADSATYFPYLYRYSPYHNLKKGVRYPATLITTGDHDDRVVPAHSFKFAARLQEYHKGANPVLIRIETNAGHGAGKPTGKVIEEAADIWAFTMYNLGMKFKE, from the coding sequence ATGAAAAAACTTTTTTATTTCCCGTTTGTATTACTGACGATGAAAACCATGGCGCAGCTTCAATATCCCGTAACCCGGCAGGAGGCCGTTACGGAAGACTATTTCGGAACCAATGTAACAGATCCCTACCGGTGGCTGGAAGATGATAATAGCGCAGCAACCAAAGCATGGGTACAGGCCCAGAATAAAGTAACCGATGCCTATCTTTCCAGGATCCCTTACAGGAACCAGATAAAACGCAGGCTGGAATCCTTATGGAATTATCCCAAGTTTGGAGCCCCTTTTAAAAAAGGCAATTACTATTATTTTTATAAGAATGACGGATTGCAGAACCAGGCCGTTTTGTACCGTACAAAAGACCTTAACGGCGCTGCTGAAGTATTTATTGATCCTAATACGTTAAGTAGCGAAGGCATTGCTGCACTCGGCGGTCTGTCTTTTACAAAGGATGGAAAACTGTGTGCGTATTCCGTATCAAAAGCCGGCAGCGACTGGAGCGAGATCTTTGTGATGAATACCGAAACGAAAGCGCTGCTTCCGGATAAGATTAACTGGACCAAATTTGGCGGAGCGGCCTGGAAAGGCAATGAAGGGTTTTATTACAGCGCCTATGATGAGCCCGACGAAAAATCAAAGCTGAGTAAAAAGAACGAATTCCAAAAGGTATTCTATCACCGGTTGGGCACACCGCAAAAAGAAGATGTGATTGTTTACCAGGATCAGGCGCACCCGCTGCGGTATTTTGGAGTAGGACTAACAGAAGATCAACGTTTCCTGATCCTGAATGTTACAGAGGGCACCAGCGGCAGTGAACTTTGGTACCGGGATCTTAATGATCCGGCGCAACAGGAATTTGCGTTATTGGTAAAAGGTTTTGATACGGAGTCTTCTGTAATTGAAAACAAAGGAGACCTGCTTCTGGTAAATACCAACTACCGGGCACCCAATTACCGGGTGGTAGTGATCGATCCCAGGCAGCCGGCAAGAGAAAACTGGAAGACCCTGATACCGGAGCAACAGGAAGCATTGCAGGGAGTGGGTACGGCGGGCGGCCATCTTTTTGCCAGTTATCTGAAGGATGCGGCTTCAAGGGTCGTTCAATATGATTTCGACGGCAACAAAATCCGGGATATCGCATTGCCGGGGATCGGCTCTGCCTGTGGTTTTGGAGCCGACCAGGAAGACAAGACCTTCTATTATACCTATAGTTCCTTCGCAACTCCTGCAGCCATCTATCAGTATGATATTAACTCGGGAAGGTCTGCATTATACAAGAAAGCAGCGCTGCATCTGAACACAGAAGACCTGGTAACAGAGCAGGTGTTTTTTACGAGCAAGGATGGTACCCGGGTGCCCATGTTCTTAACCTATAAAAAAGGATTGAAAAAGGACGGGAACAACCCCGTACTCTTATACGGCTATGGCGGGTTTAATATTCCGATGACGCCAGGCTTTAGTGTGAGCAATGCCTTTTTCGTGGAGCAGGGGGGCATTTATGCTGTAGTAAATCTGAGAGGCGGCAGCGAATATGGAGAGGCATGGCATAAAGCCGGCATGCTGCTGAACAAGCAAAATGTATTCGATGATTTTATTGCGGCTGCAGAATACCTGATTGCTGAAAAATATACCAATAAAAATAAAACGGCCATCAGGGGTGGCAGCAACGGAGGGTTATTGGTTGGCGCGGTAATGACCCAACGCCCGGATTTGTTTAAGGTCGCCATCCCGCAAGTGGGGGTGCTGGATATGCTGCGCTTTCAGAAATTTACGGTGGGCTGGGGATGGACCGTGGAATACGGCAGCGCCGATTCGGCCACCTATTTTCCGTATCTCTACCGGTATTCGCCCTATCATAACCTGAAAAAAGGTGTTCGCTATCCAGCCACGTTGATCACCACGGGAGATCACGATGACCGGGTGGTACCGGCACATTCCTTTAAATTTGCTGCACGTTTGCAGGAATACCACAAGGGAGCCAATCCCGTGCTGATCCGTATAGAAACGAATGCCGGGCACGGCGCAGGCAAACCCACTGGCAAGGTGATTGAAGAAGCCGCAGATATCTGGGCGTTTACCATGTATAACCTGGGAATGAAATTCAAAGAGTAG
- a CDS encoding YeiH family protein → MKKAWMHEDWAIVLLGGLIILLALSGLIIPVPVYSWKNGTDLTSTVLSSSNLLNIGKQLLIVAPVAALAAVLTRKPLKTTVPVFVVIFMITQAALVLAGNSVMKDLNLEAVIFSLALGLIIGNCFKLPDWFREVLNAELYVKIGLVLLGCSVIFSDVMKAGGLGLVQALVVVLSVWYFAFWLCRKMKVDDDLTMMISSAVSICGVSAAIATSGAIKGDSKKLSYVISMVLVTAVPMMIFMPVIANYLQLPERVTGAWLGGSIDTSGAVVASGSLVGEEALKISTIVKFSQNVLLGIAAFAISVYWTYSKSTAAGSQEKPTLKVIWQRFPKFILGFIGASLLFSFLITPEVNASVKNGLKSLQGLWFGLAFTSIGLETRFADLFKNNSRKPLWAFLIAQLFNVIITLIIAFILFR, encoded by the coding sequence ATGAAGAAAGCATGGATGCATGAAGACTGGGCAATCGTATTACTGGGCGGGCTGATCATTCTTTTAGCCCTTTCGGGCCTGATCATACCGGTTCCGGTTTATTCCTGGAAAAATGGAACCGATCTTACATCAACTGTTCTTTCTTCCTCCAACCTGTTAAATATCGGAAAGCAGTTGCTGATAGTAGCACCTGTTGCGGCGCTGGCCGCTGTACTTACCAGGAAGCCGCTTAAAACAACTGTTCCGGTATTTGTAGTAATCTTTATGATCACCCAGGCTGCACTGGTATTGGCCGGAAATAGTGTAATGAAGGATCTGAACCTGGAAGCCGTTATTTTCTCGCTGGCACTGGGACTGATCATTGGTAATTGTTTTAAACTGCCGGATTGGTTCCGGGAAGTATTGAATGCCGAGCTATATGTGAAGATCGGGTTGGTGTTGCTGGGGTGTTCCGTTATTTTTTCGGATGTGATGAAGGCCGGCGGCCTGGGATTGGTGCAGGCGCTGGTCGTTGTTTTGTCTGTATGGTATTTTGCCTTCTGGCTTTGCCGGAAGATGAAGGTGGATGATGATCTCACCATGATGATCTCCAGTGCTGTTTCCATTTGCGGCGTATCGGCGGCTATTGCTACTTCCGGAGCCATCAAAGGCGATTCGAAGAAGTTGTCGTATGTGATCTCGATGGTATTGGTTACGGCAGTGCCAATGATGATCTTTATGCCGGTAATTGCTAACTACCTCCAGTTACCAGAACGGGTAACCGGGGCCTGGCTTGGAGGTAGTATCGATACTTCCGGTGCGGTTGTAGCCTCCGGTTCACTGGTAGGAGAGGAAGCTCTGAAGATTAGTACGATTGTAAAGTTTTCACAGAACGTATTGCTGGGAATTGCTGCTTTTGCGATTTCGGTTTACTGGACCTACTCCAAGAGCACTGCTGCAGGCAGCCAGGAGAAGCCTACGCTGAAGGTGATCTGGCAACGGTTTCCCAAGTTCATACTGGGGTTCATCGGCGCTTCGCTACTGTTTTCTTTTTTGATTACACCAGAGGTAAATGCCTCTGTTAAAAACGGGTTAAAGAGTCTTCAGGGCTTGTGGTTCGGACTCGCATTTACCAGTATCGGGCTGGAGACCCGCTTTGCCGACCTGTTTAAAAACAACAGCAGAAAGCCGTTGTGGGCATTCCTGATCGCTCAGTTATTCAATGTGATCATTACCCTGATTATTGCCTTTATATTGTTCCGGTAA
- the secG gene encoding preprotein translocase subunit SecG, with product MLTTLFVILIILACVILSFIVLIQNPKGGGLAGTFGGVSSQFMGVKQTNDVLEKGTWIFAAVIGLLCLFSTFFVSGSKVGGTTNGRLQDVSTQPVQQAQPQTTPAVPFNSGVQQQPAQPAPKADSGK from the coding sequence ATGTTAACAACTCTATTTGTAATATTGATCATACTGGCTTGTGTTATTTTAAGCTTTATCGTGTTGATCCAAAACCCTAAAGGTGGCGGTTTAGCAGGCACCTTCGGGGGTGTAAGCAGCCAGTTCATGGGTGTAAAACAAACCAACGACGTACTGGAAAAAGGAACCTGGATCTTTGCCGCAGTAATCGGCCTCCTGTGTTTATTTTCAACCTTCTTTGTTTCCGGCTCTAAAGTGGGCGGCACAACCAACGGAAGATTACAGGATGTGAGTACACAACCGGTTCAACAGGCTCAGCCCCAGACTACCCCTGCAGTACCCTTTAACAGTGGTGTACAGCAACAGCCTGCTCAGCCGGCTCCCAAAGCAGACTCCGGAAAATAA
- the lptE gene encoding LPS assembly lipoprotein LptE, whose protein sequence is MILKNYKALVAMLVISAALVLAFAQTGCGVYKFKDVSIPDSVKVVRVGIIQNKASYVNPQLAPELTERLKQKIVSQTRMKQTNGDDADWDINCTITSYSFSTSGISNQRANTNRLNVGVHIDVRDNHSQQTKKYDVTRSFDYDGSLALQQAEQGLKSEMLRSLSDDIFNRIFSNW, encoded by the coding sequence ATGATATTGAAGAATTATAAAGCCCTTGTGGCAATGCTGGTCATATCGGCAGCCCTGGTGCTGGCATTCGCCCAAACCGGCTGTGGCGTTTATAAATTTAAAGATGTAAGCATCCCGGATAGTGTTAAAGTGGTTCGGGTTGGTATTATCCAGAACAAGGCTTCATATGTAAACCCCCAGTTGGCACCGGAACTTACAGAACGCCTGAAACAGAAGATCGTTAGTCAGACCCGTATGAAGCAAACCAACGGCGACGATGCAGACTGGGATATCAACTGTACCATCACCTCCTACTCCTTTTCCACTTCCGGTATTTCCAACCAGCGGGCTAATACCAACCGTTTAAATGTAGGCGTACATATTGACGTTCGCGATAACCATTCCCAGCAAACCAAGAAGTATGATGTCACCCGCAGCTTTGATTACGATGGATCGCTTGCCCTGCAGCAGGCCGAACAGGGACTGAAATCGGAAATGCTGCGAAGCCTTTCCGACGACATCTTTAACCGGATATTTTCCAACTGGTAA
- a CDS encoding sigma-54 interaction domain-containing protein produces MDLQSIKNRFNIIGNSPELNYALQVAVQVANTDLTVLIIGDSGVGKEAFSSIIHSLSSRKHNPFIAVNCGAIPEGTIDSELFGHEKGSFTGAVDARKGYFETVNGGTIFLDEIGEMPLGTQARLLRVLEAGEYIRVGSSKVQKTDVRVIAATNKDLLKLVEQNKFREDLYYRLSTVPIRVPSLSARKEDIVLLFRKFAADFADKYKTQSVQLDEDAKNLLLEYPWPGNIRELKNIAEQISVLSENKQISAKALSRYLQPYSNNRLPALSAAPHQNEFQNEREILYKLFFDMKKDVNELKRMFLEVLQNPSVAAQNPSLINELKDLNNGHDSGFLPAPATTYQPVQLSMPQQSAAPVIVDNTIDAHEEVDESLNIMEKEKELIIKALKKHKGKRKDASLDLGISERTLYRKLKEYDIEEL; encoded by the coding sequence ATGGATTTACAATCAATAAAGAACCGCTTTAACATCATAGGCAATTCCCCGGAATTAAACTATGCGTTGCAGGTGGCAGTACAGGTAGCCAACACCGACCTTACAGTACTGATCATCGGCGACAGTGGTGTAGGTAAAGAGGCCTTTTCTTCCATTATCCACTCGCTTTCGTCCCGGAAGCACAACCCGTTTATTGCCGTAAACTGCGGCGCCATACCCGAAGGAACCATCGATTCCGAACTGTTTGGACATGAAAAAGGCTCCTTCACCGGCGCTGTGGATGCACGAAAGGGATATTTTGAAACCGTGAACGGCGGTACCATTTTCCTGGACGAGATCGGGGAAATGCCCCTGGGCACCCAGGCCCGGCTGTTGCGGGTACTGGAAGCCGGCGAGTACATTCGGGTTGGCTCCAGCAAGGTGCAGAAAACAGATGTGCGCGTTATTGCAGCCACTAATAAAGACCTGTTGAAACTGGTAGAACAAAACAAATTCCGCGAAGATCTTTACTACCGGTTGAGCACCGTTCCCATCCGGGTGCCTTCGCTTTCCGCAAGGAAAGAGGATATTGTACTGCTCTTCCGAAAGTTTGCAGCAGACTTTGCCGATAAATACAAGACCCAGTCGGTACAGCTGGATGAAGATGCCAAGAACCTGTTGCTGGAATATCCCTGGCCCGGTAATATCCGTGAACTAAAAAATATTGCGGAGCAGATATCTGTTTTATCAGAAAACAAACAGATTTCTGCCAAGGCACTCAGCCGCTACCTCCAGCCCTACTCCAATAACCGGCTGCCGGCCCTTTCAGCGGCACCGCACCAGAACGAATTTCAAAACGAGCGGGAAATCCTTTACAAACTTTTTTTCGATATGAAAAAAGATGTAAACGAACTTAAGCGTATGTTCCTGGAGGTACTACAGAATCCTTCCGTTGCAGCACAAAATCCATCACTTATCAACGAGCTGAAAGACCTCAATAACGGGCATGATTCCGGTTTCCTTCCTGCACCAGCCACCACCTATCAGCCGGTACAGCTGAGTATGCCGCAACAATCTGCAGCACCCGTGATTGTGGATAATACCATTGATGCACACGAAGAAGTAGACGAGAGCCTTAACATCATGGAAAAGGAAAAGGAACTGATCATTAAAGCCCTTAAGAAGCATAAAGGCAAAAGAAAAGATGCATCGCTTGATCTGGGCATCAGCGAGCGTACGCTTTACAGAAAACTAAAAGAATATGATATTGAAGAATTATAA
- the miaB gene encoding tRNA (N6-isopentenyl adenosine(37)-C2)-methylthiotransferase MiaB yields MLDLATAKVHDEARQGEQFAPFKNDPNIYGKRFYIESYGCQMNFADSEVVAAILNKEGFGATRNVEEADLIFVNTCSIREKAEQTVRKRLTDFKKLKAGKPGTLIGVLGCMAERLKSKFLEEEKLVDIVVGPDAYRSLPRLVNEANDGQKSVNVLLSREETYADIAPVRLNSNGVSAFVSIMRGCNNMCSFCVVPFTRGRERSRDAGSIIGECRDLFDQGYKEVTLLGQNVDSYHYIPKEGTEADAVSFASLLEQVALISPELRVRFSTSHPKDITDDVLHTMAAHENICKCIHLPVQSGSTRILQLMNRTYTREWYRSKVDRIREILPDCSITSDIIAGFCTEDDQDHRDTLSIMDYSRYDLSYMFFYSERPGTLAQRRYQDDVPLELKKKRLQEIIEKQNQLSLENYKKDVGQTFKVLIDGDSKRSAEQWVGRTSQNKVVIFSKQEKAAHKKGDYVQVAIHDCTQATLFGEIV; encoded by the coding sequence ATGTTGGATCTAGCTACAGCGAAGGTGCATGATGAGGCACGCCAGGGAGAGCAGTTTGCCCCCTTTAAAAATGACCCTAACATCTATGGGAAGCGGTTTTACATCGAAAGTTATGGTTGTCAGATGAATTTCGCTGATAGTGAAGTTGTTGCAGCCATTTTAAATAAAGAAGGATTTGGTGCTACCCGTAATGTGGAGGAAGCCGATCTTATTTTTGTAAACACCTGTTCCATCCGTGAAAAGGCGGAGCAAACCGTTCGCAAACGCCTCACTGATTTTAAAAAATTAAAGGCGGGCAAACCCGGTACCCTCATTGGCGTACTGGGCTGTATGGCAGAACGCCTTAAATCGAAATTCCTGGAAGAAGAAAAGCTGGTAGATATTGTGGTGGGTCCGGATGCATACCGCAGTTTGCCCCGCCTGGTAAACGAAGCCAACGACGGGCAAAAAAGCGTGAATGTGCTGCTGAGCAGGGAAGAGACTTATGCCGATATTGCTCCCGTACGGTTGAACAGCAACGGCGTGAGTGCCTTTGTAAGCATCATGCGGGGGTGTAACAATATGTGTTCCTTCTGTGTAGTGCCCTTCACCAGGGGAAGAGAGCGTAGCCGGGACGCGGGCAGCATTATTGGTGAGTGCCGGGATCTTTTTGACCAGGGATATAAGGAAGTAACCCTCCTCGGGCAAAATGTAGATTCATACCATTATATTCCCAAAGAGGGAACGGAAGCCGATGCCGTAAGCTTTGCCAGTCTGCTGGAGCAGGTCGCCCTCATCTCTCCGGAACTGCGGGTCCGCTTCTCCACATCTCATCCAAAAGACATTACCGATGACGTATTGCATACGATGGCGGCCCACGAAAACATCTGCAAGTGCATTCACCTGCCGGTGCAAAGCGGGTCTACACGTATATTACAGCTGATGAATCGTACCTATACGCGTGAATGGTACAGGAGCAAGGTTGACCGTATCCGGGAAATTCTCCCGGACTGCAGCATCACTTCCGATATTATTGCCGGCTTTTGTACTGAAGATGACCAGGATCACCGGGACACCCTTTCCATTATGGATTACAGCCGGTATGACCTCAGCTATATGTTCTTTTACAGCGAACGCCCCGGCACGCTGGCGCAGCGCCGCTACCAGGACGATGTGCCGCTGGAGCTGAAAAAGAAGCGGCTGCAGGAGATCATTGAAAAGCAGAACCAGCTGTCCCTGGAGAACTATAAGAAAGATGTAGGGCAAACGTTTAAGGTACTGATCGATGGCGACAGCAAGCGCAGTGCTGAGCAGTGGGTAGGCCGCACCTCCCAGAACAAAGTGGTCATCTTTTCCAAGCAGGAAAAGGCAGCTCATAAAAAAGGCGATTATGTGCAGGTTGCCATCCATGATTGTACCCAGGCCACCTTGTTTGGGGAAATCGTATAA
- a CDS encoding 1-aminocyclopropane-1-carboxylate deaminase/D-cysteine desulfhydrase → MEAIHEDLVTWDPVPWLGNTATRVYVLRLDRLHPQISGNKWYKLRFYLENAKKLKKSLVTFGGPYSNHILATAAACKLEGIRCAGIIRGEAPRFYSPTLQDAAALGMELHFITREAYRQKQVPPSFSGENWLIVPEGGYGVPGMQGAATIPVASGVFDHICCATGTGTMMAGLLQSASQTTVVTGFSVLKNHQSLQQEMDRLLAPVTRTYTIHHDFHFGGYAKYTSELIRFMNDLYHHTGIPTDFVYTAKLFYGVKALLQQDLLQSRNLLVVHSGGLQGNRSLSKGTLIF, encoded by the coding sequence ATGGAAGCTATTCACGAAGATTTAGTCACTTGGGATCCCGTACCCTGGCTGGGCAATACCGCAACGCGGGTATACGTGCTCCGTCTCGACCGGCTTCATCCGCAGATCAGCGGAAACAAATGGTATAAACTCCGGTTTTACCTGGAGAATGCCAAAAAGCTCAAAAAAAGCCTTGTTACGTTTGGCGGGCCCTATTCCAATCATATACTGGCCACCGCCGCGGCCTGCAAGCTGGAAGGGATCCGCTGCGCGGGTATCATCCGGGGAGAAGCGCCCCGATTTTATTCACCCACCCTTCAGGACGCCGCAGCGCTGGGGATGGAGCTGCACTTTATTACCCGGGAAGCCTACCGGCAAAAACAGGTTCCCCCGTCCTTCTCCGGAGAAAATTGGTTGATCGTTCCGGAAGGAGGTTATGGCGTTCCTGGTATGCAGGGCGCTGCGACCATCCCTGTTGCTTCCGGCGTCTTTGATCATATCTGCTGCGCCACCGGCACCGGTACCATGATGGCCGGCTTGTTGCAATCGGCATCCCAAACCACCGTCGTTACCGGTTTCAGCGTTTTAAAAAACCATCAAAGCCTGCAGCAGGAGATGGACCGGCTGCTGGCGCCTGTAACGCGCACGTATACCATTCATCATGATTTCCATTTCGGGGGTTATGCAAAATACACCTCCGAGTTGATCCGTTTTATGAACGACTTGTATCATCATACGGGCATCCCAACCGATTTTGTGTACACAGCCAAACTCTTTTACGGGGTGAAAGCCTTGCTGCAGCAGGATCTGCTGCAAAGCAGGAACCTCCTGGTGGTCCACAGCGGCGGTCTGCAGGGGAACCGTTCGCTGTCAAAAGGAACGTTAATTTTTTAG
- a CDS encoding sugar phosphate nucleotidyltransferase, translated as MKPTLVILAAGMASRYGSMKQVEAFGPSGETIMDYSIADAIKAGFGKIVFLIRKQFEANFRELFASKLDGKVNYEFAFQELDMYLDGAAIPAERTKPWGTGHAVLSTQNVVKEPFAVINADDFYGADAFKKAFEFLTTGVNEKTYAVVGYNIMNTLSDHGTVNRGVCGLDAKGNLESVVERYNIAESGDVVISDDGLEPKELSKDTTVSMNFWCFHPSIYKLYEEQFREFIKENLTVPKSEFLIPAVVDHFIKEGGVVKVIKTDAPWFGVTYKEDAPAVQQQLNELIAKGEYRDNLWG; from the coding sequence ATGAAACCAACATTAGTGATTTTAGCAGCCGGTATGGCATCCCGTTACGGAAGTATGAAACAGGTAGAGGCTTTTGGCCCCTCCGGAGAAACCATTATGGATTATTCGATCGCAGATGCCATTAAAGCAGGGTTTGGTAAGATTGTGTTTTTGATCCGTAAACAGTTTGAAGCCAATTTCAGGGAGTTGTTTGCCTCCAAGCTGGATGGCAAGGTGAATTATGAGTTTGCATTCCAGGAACTGGATATGTACCTTGACGGAGCAGCGATTCCGGCAGAACGCACCAAACCCTGGGGTACCGGTCATGCGGTATTAAGCACTCAAAACGTAGTAAAAGAGCCTTTTGCTGTTATCAATGCGGATGATTTTTATGGCGCCGATGCGTTTAAAAAGGCGTTTGAATTTTTAACAACAGGGGTGAATGAAAAAACATATGCTGTTGTTGGATATAATATTATGAACACATTGTCCGATCATGGCACCGTGAACCGTGGTGTTTGCGGTCTGGATGCGAAAGGAAATCTGGAAAGTGTCGTAGAACGGTATAATATTGCCGAGAGCGGAGATGTGGTGATTTCTGATGATGGCCTGGAACCGAAAGAACTTTCAAAAGACACAACGGTTTCCATGAACTTCTGGTGTTTTCACCCGTCTATTTACAAATTGTATGAAGAGCAGTTCCGTGAGTTTATAAAAGAGAATCTTACGGTTCCGAAATCAGAGTTTCTGATCCCGGCTGTAGTAGATCATTTTATTAAAGAAGGTGGTGTGGTAAAAGTGATCAAAACAGATGCTCCCTGGTTCGGTGTTACCTATAAAGAAGACGCTCCAGCTGTGCAGCAGCAGTTAAATGAGCTGATTGCGAAAGGGGAGTATCGTGATAACCTTTGGGGATAA